CTTTAAATATTGGCACACTATAGATAAATATAAAAATACATATTGAAAATACAACTATAACTGAAAATATAGAACATATAAAAAATATATATCTCATTATATTATCTATTATTTCATTAAACTTATATTTATTAATATTCTTACTCAAAATAAATGTCCTTAAAAATTACTTAGAAATAAAAAAAGCCGATATACAAAAAATATTGTACATCGACTTATTCATTTCAAATTAGTTAGCTACATAGCCATTTTCATTTATGACCGCTTTCCCTGCTTCACTATTAATGAAGTCTAAGAACGCCTTAGTTCCTTCATCAAGTTCTACACCCTTTTTAGTGAATATATAGAAAGGACGGTATAGCTTGTAAGCATCACTTTTAATATTTTCTACTGATGCTTGAACGTATTCATTTTGTCCTTTTGCTTTATATGCTAAAGGCTTTATTGTATCATCAATAGAACCCAAAGAAATATATCCAATCTTTGAAGCATCACTCATTACTGATGTCTTTACCTTTCCTGTTCCATCTAATATTTCAACAGTTGCAGGTAATGGATTTTCTTTGCCGATAGAAGTTAAGTCTGTAAAAGCACTTCTTGTACCAGAACCGTCTTCTCTTGAAATAGATTTAGTTACACTTCCTATAGCAGTATTGTTCATGTAAAGGTTGTATAATTCTTCTTCGCTTATCTGAGCAATGTCAGCATCTTTATTAGCGATGATTACTATACCATCTTGACACAATAAATAAGCATCTAAACTTGGTAACTCATCTTCTTTCAAATTTCTTGAAGCCATACCTATATTGTTGTTGCCGTTTATAGTGTCCTGAACTCCAATAGTTGAATCTGATGTTTCTACTGTTACAGTATAGTTAGAATTAACTTCTTCAAATTTTTCAGCTAATTTGAACATTAGAGGGGAAACTGAAGAAGAACCTGTTATAACGATATCAGTAGAACTAGAGGCGCCGCCGCCGCAAGAAGTAAGCATGATCATGCTCACGAGACTTAAGAAAATCAAAATCTTTTTCATAATATTGATTTACTCCTAAATAGTTTTAATTGCCAAATTCAAAAAGAACAGCTCTTGAATTGACACAAGTCTTATATAGTAAAATA
This window of the Brachyspira pilosicoli genome carries:
- a CDS encoding substrate-binding domain-containing protein encodes the protein MKKILIFLSLVSMIMLTSCGGGASSSTDIVITGSSSVSPLMFKLAEKFEEVNSNYTVTVETSDSTIGVQDTINGNNNIGMASRNLKEDELPSLDAYLLCQDGIVIIANKDADIAQISEEELYNLYMNNTAIGSVTKSISREDGSGTRSAFTDLTSIGKENPLPATVEILDGTGKVKTSVMSDASKIGYISLGSIDDTIKPLAYKAKGQNEYVQASVENIKSDAYKLYRPFYIFTKKGVELDEGTKAFLDFINSEAGKAVINENGYVAN